In the Mytilus galloprovincialis chromosome 10, xbMytGall1.hap1.1, whole genome shotgun sequence genome, one interval contains:
- the LOC143049278 gene encoding medium-chain acyl-CoA ligase ACSF2, mitochondrial-like, whose translation MTEPYMYCTIPDRLQYYATDTPNKAAFIIHSKSGSRALITCKDLYQQSQTFAKGLVHLGIKKNDTIGLSFPNSKEWLVSTFGILMAGAVPLHMSFKYKDGRDIIPVLQIPGNCKAILMANEKDNSIRDFLDNILTRRETETEKMELKKERLIPSLKFVALDNSITGFEDCCTTFDILSTGTKYQNINLPFLDPDDIAAFLLTSGSTGISKLVPKTHLQMLEVGQGFVAALNMESCDVYFSDRLFGWGAGYPCIFLVCGATHVTSSDQFTLQSISEICNFTIKIIKQDNCTVCQILPAFAMEILKRDKNEISPRVLATGGVPVPKQCAQVVPRFCKEFICIYGTTEMGGVSVKRSQAASDFSDYNVGKPWPGVEMKVVNTEGKTMPRNEVGELFVRNRVAFGGYHRNPDKTNKVLATDGWYKTDDIAFMNEKGDFTVTGRCSDIILCHGELISPSYIEDEIKTHPAVAEVCVVPVSDPVCFQKVCACIVLRKGSLLLEDELILYLSAGAKSQIKFQENSRIHLFFESFPKTAIGKIFRRGVKEEAEQRVNGKQ comes from the coding sequence ATGACAGAGCCTTACATGTATTGCACCATTCCTGATAGACTACAATACTATGCTACAGACACTCCTAACAAAGCTGCATTTATCATTCATTCTAAGTCTGGAAGTCGTGCACTTATAACATGTAAAGACTTATACCAGCAGAGTCAGACATTTGCCAAAGGTCTTGTTCATCTTGGGATTAAGAAAAATGACACTATAGGTCTGTCTTTTCCAAACAGTAAAGAATGGCTTGTTTCAACCTTTGGAATATTAATGGCAGGAGCGGTTCCTTTACATATGTCATTCAAGTACAAGGACGGTCGAGATATTATACCAGTTCTACAAATTCCAGGAAATTGTAAAGCTATATTGATGGCTAACGAGAAGGATAATTCCATTCGCGATTTTCTGGATAATATTCTTACGAGAAGAGAAACCGAAACCGAAAAGATGGAGCTGAAAAAAGAACGACTAATTCCCTCACTGAAATTTGTTGCTTTAGACAATTCAATAACAGGTTTTGAAGATTGTTGCACGACTTTTGATATACTTAGTACCGGAACTAAGTATCAGAATATAAACTTACCATTTCTTGATCCAGATGACATTGCCGCGTTTCTATTGACGTCTGGTAGTACCGGGATCTCGAAACTCGTACCAAAGACGCATTTACAAATGCTTGAAGTCGGTCAAGGATTTGTCGCTGCATTAAACATGGAATCTTGCGATGTATATTTTAGCGATAGGTTATTTGGCTGGGGAGCTGGGTATCCATGCATATTTTTGGTTTGTGGTGCTACCCACGTGACCTCATCTGACCAGTTTACTTTACAGAGCATCAGTGAAATCTGCAACTTcacaattaaaataattaaacaagATAACTGTACGGTGTGTCAGATCCTACCAGCATTTGCAATGGAAATTCTGAAAAgagataaaaatgaaataagtcCAAGAGTTTTAGCTACCGGTGGAGTTCCTGTCCCAAAACAATGTGCTCAAGTTGTTCCAAGATTTTGTAAAGAATTCATATGTATTTATGGAACAACAGAAATGGGAGGTGTTTCGGTGAAAAGATCTCAAGCGGCGTCCGACTTTTCCGACTATAATGTCGGTAAACCTTGGCCGGGAGTGGAAATGAAAGTCGTCAATACCGAAGGAAAAACAATGCCACGGAATGAAGTAGGAGAACTCTTTGTTAGAAATCGAGTTGCTTTTGGAGGTTACCATAGAAATCCagataaaacaaacaaagtaCTTGCAACTGATGGGTGGTACAAAACAGATGACATAGCATTTATGAATGAAAAGGGAGATTTTACAGTCACAGGACGTTGTTCAGATATCATTTTATGTCATGGTGAATTAATCTCACCATCTTACATCGAAGACGAGATTAAAACACACCCAGCAGTAGCAGAAGTTTGTGTAGTTCCTGTCAGTGATCCAGTTTGCTTTCAAAAGGTCTGCGCGTGCATCGTTTTACGAAAAGGTTCACTACTTTTAGAAGATGAACTCATATTATATCTATCAGCTGGCGCCAAAAGTCAGATTAAATTCCAAGAAAACTCCAGAATCCATCTTTTCTTTGAAAGTTTTCCTAAAACAGCGATAGGGAAAATTTTCCGAAGAGGTGTGAAGGAAGAAGCAGAACAAAGAGTAAATGGAAAACAATGA